A window of Chloroflexota bacterium genomic DNA:
AATGACCAGGTTACCGTCTGGGCCAACCTGGGCAACCTCGGCCGCTATTCGGCCTCAGCACGGGCGTTGCGTCTCGGCCACGCCGACATCCGGCTCATCGTCCCCGACGTCGGCGGCCATTTCGGCGTCAAGGCGTGGGTGCATCAGCGGGCGGTGCTGCTGGCGGTGCTATCTCGAAAGGTGGGACGTCCCGTCAAGTGGACGGAAGACCGCCTCGAGCATCTTCGCGCCAGCCACCACGGAACGGGTCGGATCGGCTACGCGGAGCTAGCCGCGCGGCGCGACGGCACGATCCTCGGGATGCGGCTGCGACTGATCGACGACCAGGGCGGGTACGTCTGTCTCAACGAGCCGTTTGGCGCCGTGCAGGGCGTGCAGGATATGACGGGTCCGTACGCCTTTCGCAACGCGCGCGTGCAGTCCATCTGCGTGCTCACCAACAAGTGTCCGGTCTCGTCGAATCGCGCCTACGGCCGCGTTCAGTACTTTTTCATGGTGGAGCGGATCGTCGACCGCCTTGCTCGCGCCCTAGAGATGGATCCTGCCGACCTCCGAGCGAAGAACTTGATCCCGCCCGGTGAGTTTCCGTACCGAACCATCAGCGGCACGCTGTATGACAGCGGCGATCCGCCCGCCCTCCTCGACATGACCAAGCGGCTGCTCGACTACGACGCGATGCGCCGCCAGCAGGAGGAGGCGCGCCGCGAAGGAAGGCTGGTTGGGCTCGGCCTCTGCGCGGCGATGGAGCACACCGGACCGAAGGCGGCGGGCCTGACCCGCCAGTTCGGGCTGGATCGGCCGCCGGAGTCCGCGATCGACGTGGCGACGGTCTCGGTCGACGCCGACGGCCGGCTCGTCGTGCATTCCCCAACGCTGTGCCAGGGTCAGGGGCACGAAACGACCATCGCCCAGATCGTCGCGGATCGCTTCGACGTCGATCCATCGAAGATCAGGGTCGTCGTGCGGCTCGACACCGCCACCAACCACTGGACGCCCAGCGGCGGGACCTACGGCTCTCGGTTCTCGACCACGGGCGCGCCGGCCGTGTACGGGGCGGCAAAGAAGCTGGCGGGGAACCTCGCGGAGCTGGCGGCGCGTCTTCTGGAAGCGCACCCGGACGACGTCGAATTCATCGGTGGCGATGCCGTCATCAAGGGAGTCCCCGATCGCCGCGTCACGCTCCGGGAGCTGGCTGCGACGGCCCACGTTGCGCCGAGGGCGTTTGGCATGGGGACCGATCTGGGCCTCGAGGCCACGTATCACTGGGGGTGGCCCGGGGACGACCCCGGGTCGAATACGGTGGCCGCCATCTTCCACGGGGCGCTCGTCGAGGTGGACCGCGAGACAGGGCAAGTCAAAGTGCTCAAATACGTGGCCACGGAGGATTGTGGCCGCATCATCAACCCCATGATCGTCGACGGGCAGACGATGGGGGGTGTCGTCAACGGGCTTGGCTGGGCCTTCACGGAGGCATTTCTCTACGACGCGGACGGCCAGCTCCTGACAGGCACCTTTATGGATTACATCCTCCCGCGCTTCACCGACGCGCCGCCCCTAGCGCTCGGCCACATCGAGACGCCCACCCCCTTCACAGAGCTGGGCTCCAAGGGGATGGGTGAGAGTGGGACGATTCCGCCGCCAGCGTGCATCGCCAACGCGGTCGAGGATGCGATCTGGCACCTGGGCGGACGGGTCACCGACTCGCACCTCTCCCCGGAGACCGTGCTCCAAAGCATTCGCGCGGCCGCGCCAGGCTGAGGGCGCGGCGCTCAACTGGAGGTGTGCCTTGGCCGTCGCCTTTCGTGACCTGCGCGAATTTCTCGCCGCGCTCGAGGCACAGAACGACCTCCGGGTCGTTTGCGGCGCGAGCCCGGATCTCGAGATCGGCGCCATCGTCGAGCTGAATCACGAGAAGAAGGGCCCCGCGCTCCTCTTCGACGAGATCCAGGGCTATGGACCCGGATTCCGCATCCTCGCCAACGCGATGGACACGCTCCCGCGAGCGCTGATGACGCTCGGCCTTCCGCGAGACGCAGCGCTGGATGACGCCCTCAACGAGTTCGACCGGCGCCTCGCGAGCTTTCAGCCGGTTCCTCCGGAGCTCCTCGCGACCGGGCCGGTGTTCGAAAACGTGTTTCAGGGCGACGACGTCGACGTGCTCAAGTTCCCCACGCCCCTCTGGCACGAAGCGGACGGTGGCCGGTACATCGGCACCGGTTGCGTCGTGTTCATGCGCGACCCGGACACCGGGCTTGTGAACTTCGGGACCTATCGGGTGATGGTGCACGACCGGAACACCGTGGGCCTCTACATCACGCCGAACCACACCGGAGCGATCATCCGCCGCAAGTACTGGGAGCGGGGACAGAGCTGCCCGGTGGCGATCTCCATTGGCCAGGAGCCGATGATGTTTCTTGGGTCGGCGCAGTACTTCGGCCAGAAGCGGGGAGTCGCGAAATACGATCTCGTCGGGCACATGCGCGGCTCTCCGGTGGACGTCGTCGAAGAGCCGGTTACTGGATTGCCCATCCCGGCGACCGCGGAGATCGTGCTCGCCGGCGAGGTCCCGCCGCCGGAGGTCGAAGCCCGCGACGAAGGTCCGTTCGGCGAGTGGACCGGCTACTACGCGTCCGGCACGCGGCCGGAACCGGTCGTTCGAGTCAAAGCGCTGTACCACCGCAACGATCCCATTATCTTCGGCACGCCGCCGCTGCGAAACATCATGGTGAATTCCCACTTCGGTCTCCCCACAGAGGGACGACGCGTCCGCGAGCGGCTGCAGCGCGCTGGCGTCGAGGACGTTCTGGACGTCGTTCCCCTTTCGATCCCCGGTGTCGTGGTCGTTCAGATCCGGCAGCGCTACCCCGGCCACGCGATGAAGGCGGCGCTCGCCGCCTCGGGCGAATACATGGGCCGTTTCGTCATCGTCGTGGACGAAGACGTGAACGTCCACGACCCGCAGGAGGTCTTCTGGGCGATCGGCACCCGATGCGATCCGGCGACGACCATCTCGATCCTCACTGGCTGCCAATCGAGCGCGCTCGATCCGCGTCTCCCGCCCGAGCAGAAGAAGCGGGGAGAATACACCAGCTCGCGCGCCATCATCAACGCGTGCAAGCCCTATGAGTGGATCAAGGACTTCCCGAAGGCCAACAAGGTGAGCGCGGAGCTGAGACGCCAGACGACCGAGAAGTGGTCGGATCTCTTTGCCGGCTAGCCGAATACAATGGTCTGGAGCACCTTTTGGGGAGCGCACGTGCCCATCAGCGAGGACACATACTTGCGACTGGCGTCGGAAGACTCCGACACGAAATGGGAACTTGTGTGCGGCAAGCTGCAGTCCAAGCCAGCCATGACCTTCGAGCACAACGATGTCGCGTTCAATCTCGCGGTTCAGCTTGCTGCGCAGCTTGATCGGCGCGCATTTCGCATGCGACATGATTCGGGACGCTTGCGCCGATCGTGCCAAAGCTACTTCATTCCGGATATCTCCGTCGTGCCCATGGCGCTGGCGTGCGGTCAGCAAAACACACGGCGCTTGGAGGTCTACACGGAGCCGCTCCCACTCGTGATCGAGGTCTGGTCTCCTTCGACCGGTGATTACGAAATCGAAACCAAGCTGCGCGAGGATCAGGAGCGCGGCGATCTCGAGATCTGGCGAGTCCATCCGTATGATCGCACGGTGACGAGCTGGATTCGTGAGCCCAACGGGGGCTACCGCGAATCATTGCATACCCAGGGCATTGTCCATCCGGCGGCGTTACCCGGCGTGTCGATCGATCTGGACACGGTGTTCGACTGACTCGTTGGGGCAGGCGCGCCCCTGCGCATCCGCCCTGGCATGAGATAATTCCGCGCTCACCCTCGCGATAATTGGATCCTTCATGCACGCAGCCATCCAGCTCGATTCCCCCGGGTTCCCCGCGGAATTCGAGCGCGACCCGATCATTCAGGTCAGCGACCTCCACAAGCATTTCGGCTCGCTCGCCGCGGTCGACGGCATCTCCTTCACCGTGGGGCGCGGCGAGGTGTTCGGCATTCTCGGACCGAACGGTGCGGGGAAGACGACAACGCTGGAGATCATGGAGACGCTCCAGCAGCCGA
This region includes:
- a CDS encoding xanthine dehydrogenase family protein molybdopterin-binding subunit, whose product is MHEVPASPASVRQSWIGRPVLRNEDARFLTGRGQFVDDISVPGMLHAAMVRSPHAHARITRIDSSRALAMPGVYGVITGEDVLGVIEPEKGSTYPKGGSWYYIATDTARFAGEIVAVVAAEDRYIAEDAVDAIEVEYEPLPCVMDPEHAADPDQPEIHPGAPGGNEVMNRVWEFGDVDGAFAEADVVVRDRFEVYRHGSTPLEGLAAIASFDPLNDQVTVWANLGNLGRYSASARALRLGHADIRLIVPDVGGHFGVKAWVHQRAVLLAVLSRKVGRPVKWTEDRLEHLRASHHGTGRIGYAELAARRDGTILGMRLRLIDDQGGYVCLNEPFGAVQGVQDMTGPYAFRNARVQSICVLTNKCPVSSNRAYGRVQYFFMVERIVDRLARALEMDPADLRAKNLIPPGEFPYRTISGTLYDSGDPPALLDMTKRLLDYDAMRRQQEEARREGRLVGLGLCAAMEHTGPKAAGLTRQFGLDRPPESAIDVATVSVDADGRLVVHSPTLCQGQGHETTIAQIVADRFDVDPSKIRVVVRLDTATNHWTPSGGTYGSRFSTTGAPAVYGAAKKLAGNLAELAARLLEAHPDDVEFIGGDAVIKGVPDRRVTLRELAATAHVAPRAFGMGTDLGLEATYHWGWPGDDPGSNTVAAIFHGALVEVDRETGQVKVLKYVATEDCGRIINPMIVDGQTMGGVVNGLGWAFTEAFLYDADGQLLTGTFMDYILPRFTDAPPLALGHIETPTPFTELGSKGMGESGTIPPPACIANAVEDAIWHLGGRVTDSHLSPETVLQSIRAAAPG
- a CDS encoding UbiD family decarboxylase, which translates into the protein MAVAFRDLREFLAALEAQNDLRVVCGASPDLEIGAIVELNHEKKGPALLFDEIQGYGPGFRILANAMDTLPRALMTLGLPRDAALDDALNEFDRRLASFQPVPPELLATGPVFENVFQGDDVDVLKFPTPLWHEADGGRYIGTGCVVFMRDPDTGLVNFGTYRVMVHDRNTVGLYITPNHTGAIIRRKYWERGQSCPVAISIGQEPMMFLGSAQYFGQKRGVAKYDLVGHMRGSPVDVVEEPVTGLPIPATAEIVLAGEVPPPEVEARDEGPFGEWTGYYASGTRPEPVVRVKALYHRNDPIIFGTPPLRNIMVNSHFGLPTEGRRVRERLQRAGVEDVLDVVPLSIPGVVVVQIRQRYPGHAMKAALAASGEYMGRFVIVVDEDVNVHDPQEVFWAIGTRCDPATTISILTGCQSSALDPRLPPEQKKRGEYTSSRAIINACKPYEWIKDFPKANKVSAELRRQTTEKWSDLFAG
- a CDS encoding Uma2 family endonuclease: MPISEDTYLRLASEDSDTKWELVCGKLQSKPAMTFEHNDVAFNLAVQLAAQLDRRAFRMRHDSGRLRRSCQSYFIPDISVVPMALACGQQNTRRLEVYTEPLPLVIEVWSPSTGDYEIETKLREDQERGDLEIWRVHPYDRTVTSWIREPNGGYRESLHTQGIVHPAALPGVSIDLDTVFD